One region of Drosophila kikkawai strain 14028-0561.14 chromosome 2R, DkikHiC1v2, whole genome shotgun sequence genomic DNA includes:
- the BaraB gene encoding baramicin A1, whose amino-acid sequence MHLFGLLVPLVCGLLYVAAEADPQHTYDGRNGPHVFGTPGNQVYIRGQNDGAYTVPGVGGQFQHSSSPKEHVYTDEQGNTYVNRKTAGGRPGHAISGPGLVAVNPYSAYPASAGPAPRRPRSPQFHVERPGRTVDYDNGGFVVQRSRRSPQFHVERPGRTVDVGSGGFAVSRQSRSPQFHVERPGRTVDVGSGGFAVSRQSRSPQFHVERPGRTVDYNNGEFVVQRSSRSINDARVQGDNFVARDDQAGVWNDNVSVWKRPDGRTVTVDGSGKVHVSGHGHDQTW is encoded by the exons TACGATGGTCGCAATGGGCCGCATGTCTTTGGCACACCGGGCAATCAGGTCTACATACGAGGACAGAACGATGGCGCATACACGGTGCCCGGAGTGGGCGGTCAGTTCCAGCACTCATCGTCGCCCAAGGAACACGTCTATACGGATGAACAGGGAAATACCTATGTGAACCGTAAAACAGCCGGAGGACGACCAG GCCATGCAATCAGCGGTCCTGGCCTGGTGGCTGTAAATCCTTATTCAGCTTACCCCGCATCTGCCGGTCCTGCTCCACGAAGACCACGAAGCCCTCAATTCCATGTGGAGAGGCCTGGCCGCACGGTGGATTACGACAACGGAGGATTCGTAGTTCAAAGGTCCCGCCGCAGCCCCCAGTTCCATGTGGAGCGACCTGGGCGCACTGTGGATGTCGGTTCGGGAGGATTTGCGGTTTCAAGGCAGAGCCGCAGCCCCCAGTTCCATGTGGAGCGACCTGGTCGCACTGTGGATGTCGGTTCGGGAGGATTTGCGGTTTCAAGGCAGAGCCGCAGCCCCCAGTTCCATGTAGAGCGACCTGGTCGCACTGTGGACTACAACAACGGAGAATTTGTGGTGCAAAGGAGCAGTCGCAGCATCAATGATGCCCGTGTGCAGGGTGACAATTTTGTGGCTCGTGACGATCAAGCTGGCGTGTGGAATGATAACGTTTCGGTGTGGAAGCGACCAGACGGACGAACAGTTACCGTGGACGGTAGTGGGAAAGTACATGTCTCTGGCCATGGACATGATCAAACT TGGTAA
- the FANCI gene encoding Fanconi anemia group I protein homolog isoform X2, with the protein MARDSLLSWMRNLGEKGRQNELELLIQNKPIKELTDTLTATMCRSEGITFWNYLLLGFNPDSQEAREKRFACVRSFMDGLRTVELSYKQTFDLITRLSQDLVTFSSDQLAWIVEHCIDGLRLGDAKCVGWKDLLPDALSLLSARPRFLLNGIYVEGAEYRKTTVRSISTMQWPSTILTPIADMFKEMNLSSAEVVTVLNKFSGALQEQSPMELPALCFQLFSMCTTASQLIIPLLALEKYFHRNFYKRLFSDMCSNSTNLDSIDSYSDKELREAEETILHHLNYCTMYKLTEKHLAIMLRNFQHMPDVVLTPFMLSAIISMTSINRDPESARTSHSVLLPFLRNVIKNNEEERTLADYSVWYRDTLQRKQVDLQQVFAVLIDQNKDGKDVITPGLVHLIFNLLKSHSPKMHTLSITFLTKFIRKRFIFGQGIIKRISEWMIVYQDQNQFSECLTLLSVADTYTVSECIKTIQNVMEHMQWLSGEQAMRMMNFILPLLKISNRVRDALIDVLCKAMSSSGIQKRRMAIYGFCMILKQLNNSNAARQTSSATSFCTQHSISGYSIMTQNTLGSRSNPQRNFDMLTLEIIGMLRNCLQQQFEIRCTLYENLQRAVELNAKLVPHVLQVIDWHFRSFFETPSAEDAGDDLDTVFRIRYDQLVSASDEQHMEIQLNDNLGRLIQFVANCLAIFERAPSGYDTREMNRLMNLCEQRMAANRLPLEDIAPPATHLKCALVLQQFNIIEGLISHLLLRSKPQNDAVSQILPLFNQHLKLLENLKTLAGASKKGLKQSAKQTGNNTTRFNTLNLTMNGVPVKSMCTQPENIWDLAILEKLLHLLLDDVVAFAAPEKTTLLRSNQPLVRYTILTTAQRLEGIRQEPDYKQLSYSKRTFKQLADITKVIYERCIRRLPQLWRDFDMASSALAAQCFAECLRTAHQTYPKKFHEFVRVFDMASLNKSKEVTYVVQDVLDEFMLEYGSDEAICNDESVAKVPIYLLEALEILLDHIEFGERAATESYTWLLGFCNKHEILNGEMGIVHRMLFTQRQKTHSGPFFESIARQLGHVLGTQNDNLALDSMELSLKSISTVTAESCLQHLYAAIQKQLTDVDYFVTKANNLNYKCQIVPETDQIYWRGNLDAMDRSICTQIIHISRTLLWLTHLCIPLGASMDGLMKLLIQHYTCLKNLAKHYIFCYSSDGSVENIRSTKFELLLRDVGKQLPANVYELITYIEANTLDEDAQQHIKKRKVQAERAKILRETRLIPKVIMVIEDFNKHIILLSKKTKTQNRLTDYLHLGTMRDFDIKSTDLKAAIERSLSDGRNISGEESNAEDPEEAVEEDAQSTTYPEEESGEEAETEAEPEEIEEPVVVEKKNQRRRRAPSSESEDTQPKRKRGRKPASEKQESKAELPQAKNPKKDSNKQPKKTAQTASDENKRPKRSTEQKGENQKTKQATPEKPAAKDKPQVSRRLGLGRSGKK; encoded by the exons ATGGCCCGTGACTCCCTTCTATCGTGGATGCGAAATCTCGGAGAGAAGGGCCGTCAAAATGAGCTGGAGCTGCTGATTCAAAACAAGCCCATTAAGGAG CTAACTGACACACTCACCGCCACGATGTGTCGCAGCGAAGGGATAACTTTTTGGAACTACTTGCTCCTTGGCTTCAATCCGGACAGCCAGGAGGCACGAGAGAAGCGTTTCGCCTGCGTGCGCAGTTTCATGGACGGGCTGCGGACCGTGGAACTTAGCTACAAGCAAACCTTTGATTTAATCACGCGCCTGTCCCAGGACCTTGTCACCTTCTCCTCCGACCAGCTGGCCTGGATCGTGGAGCATTGCATTGATGGGCTGCGTCTGGGAGACGCCAAGTGCGTGGGCTGGAAGGATCTGCTGCCGGATGCCCTGTCCCTGCTGTCGGCCAGGCCGCGGTTCCTACTCAATGGCATATATGTGGAAGGAGCTGAGTACAGAAAGACGACAGTTCGAAGCATTTCCACCATGCAGTGGCCATCAACGATCCTCACGCCCATTGCCGATATGTTCAA GGAAATGAACCTCAGCAGTGCCGAGGTGGTGACCGTGCTGAACAAGTTCTCTGGCGCCCTGCAGGAGCAGTCTCCCATGGAGCTGCCAGCCCTGTGCTTTCAGCTCTTTTCCATGTGCACCACTGCCTCTCAGTTGATAATTCCACTGCTGGCACTGGAGAAGTACTTCCATCGCAATTTTTACAAGCGCCTGTTCTCGGACATGTGCAGCAATTCCACAAACCTGGATAGCATTG ACTCCTATTCGGACAAGGAACTGCGGGAGGCGGAGGAGACCATATTGCATCACTTGAACTACTGTACCATGTACAAGCTTACAGAGAAGCACTTGGCCATAATGCTGAGA AACTTCCAGCACATGCCCGATGTGGTCCTAACTCCCTTTATGCTAAGTGCCATTATATCCATGACGAGCATAAACCGCGATCCAGAGTCTGCACGCACCTCTCACTCCGTACTGCTGCCGTTTCTGCGTAATGTGATcaaaaataacgaagaagagcGAACCTTGGCCGACTATTCCGTGTGGTATCGGGACACTTTGCAGCGCAAGCAGGTCGACCTGCAGCAGGTTTTCGCTGTGCTCATAGACCAGAACAAGGATGGCAAAGATGTGATCACACCCGGCCTGGTTCATCTGATATTTAACCTGCTCAAGTCGCATTCCCCCAAGATGCACACTTTGTCCATTACCTTTCTAACTAAGTTTATACGCaagcgatttatttttggccaggGAATAATTAAGCGGATTTCCGAATGGATGATTGTATACCAGGATCAGAATCAGTTCTCGG AATGCCTCACCCTACTGAGCGTGGCCGATACGTACACCGTCTCGGAGTGCATAAAGACCATTCAAAACGTTATGGAGCACATGCAATGG CTTTCTGGTGAGCAAGCCATGCGCATGATGAACTTTATTTTGCCTTTATTGAAGATATCCAATCGCGTACGCGATGCTCTGATTGATGTTCTGTGCAAGGCCATGAGCTCAAG cgGCATCCAAAAACGTCGAATGGCCATCTATGGCTTCTGCATGATCCTGAAGCAGCTTAACAACAGCAATGCCGCGCGTCAGACTTCAAGTGCCACCAGCTTCTGTACGCAACACAGTATTTCCGGTTACTCCATAATGACCCAGAACACGCTGGGAAGTCGCAGCAATCCTCAGCGTAACTTTGACATGCTGACCCTGGAAATTATAGGAATGTTGCGAAATTGCCTGCAGCAGCAGTTTGAAATTCGTTGTACCCTTTATGAGA ATCTCCAAAGGGCCGTTGAGTTGAATGCCAAACTGGTGCCCCATGTCCTGCAGGTCATAGATTGGCACTTTCGTAGCTTCTTTGAAACGCCCTCGGCGGAAGATGCTGGCGATGATCTGGATACGGTGTTTCGCATTCGCTACGATCAGTTAGTCAGCGCCAGTGATGAACAGCATATGGAGATTCAGCTCAACGATAACCTGGGCCGGCTCATTCAGTTTGTGGCCAACTGTTTGGCCATCTTTGAGCGGGCGCCATCGGGCTACGACACTCGAGAGATGAATCGCCTCATGAACCTTTGTGAGCAGCGGATGGCCGCCAATAGATTGCCATTGGAGGATATT GCACCCCCAGCCACGCATCTTAAGTGCGCATTGGTTTTGCAGCAATTTAATATAATCGAAGGACTTATATCCCACTTGTTGCTTCGGTCTAAGCCGCAAAACGATGCTGTATCGCAGATTCTGCCACTGTTTAATCAGCATCTTAAGCTCTTGGAGAACCTTAAAACCCTGGCGGGTGCCTCTAAAAAGGGTTTAAAACAGTCAGCCAAGCAAACGGGCAACAACACAACGCGATTTAATACGCTTAATCTGACCATGAACGGGGTCCCAGTGAAGAGCATGTGCACGCAGCCGGAGAATATTTGGGATCTGGCTATACTAGAAAAGCTGCTGCATCTATTGCTAGA TGACGTTGTGGCCTTTGCTGCTCCCGAGAAGACCACTCTCCTGCGCTCAAATCAGCCTCTCGTTCGCTATACTATATTGACTACTGCCCAACGACTGGAGGGCATACGCCAAGAGCCGGACTATAAGCAGCTTAGCTATAGCAAGCGGACCTTTAAGCAGCTGGCGGATATTACCAAGGTCATCTACGAGCGCTGCATTCGTCGCCTGCCCCAGTTGTGGCGGGACTTTGACATGGCCAGCTCTGCCTTGGCCGCTCAGTGTTTTGCCGAGTGCCTGAGGACGGCCCATCAGACCTACCCCAAGAAGTTCCACGAATTCGTCAGGGTATTTG ATATGGCATCCTTAAACAAGAGCAAGGAAGTCACCTACGTTGTACAGGATGTCCTGGACGAGTTTATGTTGGAGTACGGCAGCGATGAAGCCATCTGCAACGATGAATCCGTTGCCAAGGTGCCGATTTACCTTTTGGAGGCACTAGAAATACTGCTGGATCACATTGAGTTCGGAGAGCGAGCTGCCACCGAGTCATACACTTGGCTGCTGGGCTTTTGCAACAAGCACGAGATCCTCAATGGCGAGATGGGTATCGTACATCGAATGCTATTTACCCAGCGTCAGAAAACGCATTCGGGACCATTCTTTGAGAGTATTGCCAGGCAATTGGGACATGTCCTTGGCACCCAAAATGACAATTTGGCTTTGGATTCCATGGAGCTGAGCCTGAAGTCGATAAGTACCGTGACTGCCGAGAGCTGTCTGCAACACCTCTATGCAGCCATCCAGAAGCAGTTGACGGATGTGGACTACTTTGTTACCAAGGCCAATAACTTGAACTACAAGTGCCAGATAGTTCCCGAAACGGATCAGATATACTGGCGGGGTAACCTCGATGCCATGGATCGTTCTATTTGCACTCAAATAATCCACATATCGCGCACTTTGCTGTGGCTCACCCACCTGTGCATTCCGCTGGGTGCCTCGATGGACGGTCTGATGAAGCTGTTAATCCAGCACTATACGTGTCTGAAGAATCTGGCCAAGCACTACATATTCTGCTACTCATCCGATGGAAGCGTGGAGAATATTCGAAGCACCAA ATTCGAGCTGCTGCTGAGAGACGTGGGCAAACAACTGCCGGCCAATGTCTATGAGCTCATTACCTACATTGAAGCGAACACCCTGGATGAGGATGCCCAGCAGCATATTAAAAAGCGCAAGGTTCAGGCTGAGCGAGCCAAGATTCTACGGGAGACAAGGCTCATACCCAAAGTCATCATGGTTATTGAGGACTTTAACAAGCACATTATCCTGCTGTCCAAGAAGACCAAGACTCAGAACAGGCTGACTGACTACCTGCACTTGGGCACCATGCGTGACTTTGACATCAAGTCGACCGATCTGAAGGCGGCCATAGAGCGAAGCTTATCGGATGGCCGTAATATCTCCGGAGAGGAGAGTAATGCGGAGGATCCGGAGGAGGCTGTAGAGGAGGATGCCCAGTCCACCACATATCCGGAGGAAGAGAGTGGTGAGGAGGCTGAAACTGAGGCAGAGCCTGAGGAGATTGAAGAGCCCGTAGTTGTGGAAAAGAAGAACCAGCGCCGTAGGCGTGCTCCCAGCAGTGAGTCGGAGGATACGCAACCGAAACGGAAAAGAGGTCGCAAGCCTGCCAGTGAAAAGCAGGAATCTAAGGCAGAGCTGCCACAAGCAAAGAACCCTAAAAAGGATTCAAATAAGCAGCCCAAAAAGACAGCTCAAACCGCATCAGACGAGAATAAAAGGCCCAAGAGATCCACAGAACAGAAAGGGGAAAACCAAAAGACAAAGCAAGCCACGCCAGAAAAACCCGCGGCCAAAGATAAGCCTCAAGTCAGCCGCCGCTTAGGTCTTGGCCGCTCGGGGAAAAA
- the LOC108082384 gene encoding kunitz-type serine protease inhibitor bitisilin-1 encodes MCDQLRGLIVGTVAVALLLLLLAGSSEARPMDLYDDVSDFFDAISLDDVANTGRNTHPEQFCLMPARKGVCRALIPRWRYDPEQKKCVEFKFGGCDGNENNFPSYKDCMSTCEGM; translated from the coding sequence ATGTGCGACCAATTGAGAGGACTCATAGTGGGAACGGTGGCAGTGGCGCTATTGCTCCTCCTTCTAGCTGGAAGCAGCGAGGCCAGACCCATGGACCTGTACGACGATGTGAGTGACTTCTTTGACGCCATCTCGCTGGACGATGTGGCCAATACTGGCCGCAACACCCACCCAGAGCAGTTCTGTCTGATGCCGGCGCGCAAGGGCGTTTGCCGGGCCCTGATTCCTCGCTGGCGCTACGATCCGGAGCAGAAGAAGTGCGTCGAGTTTAAATTTGGTGGCTGCGATGGCAACGAGAACAACTTCCCCAGCTACAAGGACTGCATGTCCACCTGCGAGGGCATGTAG
- the LOC108082386 gene encoding 23 kDa integral membrane protein-like, translated as MDIGTSLVKYILFIFNIIVSVIGISVIVYGVIIMKSIELIKVNGEVGFPPSGLLPIVLIFMGSIVLFISFLGCCGAISESICMTMSYAVFMLILLTLQLTLIVLRFTNKDNFDLAMGDVIEKAWEVDRGRGGVFDPIQKSLHCCGHYSAADYLMSAQTLPESCCDGACMNPLNIFGGCRAKFVDTMSVNTDRTKYVVIGLIGVEFIGFIFACCLAKNVRNNRAKSWAENEAESGSESGTELRNLP; from the exons ATGGACATCGGCACATCTCTGGTCAAATACATCCTCTTCATATTCAACATCATTGTGTCGGTCATCGGCATTTCTGTCATTGTCTATGGAGTGATTATTATGAAAAGCATCGAATTGATTAAGGTTAATGGAGAGGTGGGCTTCCCCCCATCAGGTCTTCTGCCGATCGTACTGATCTTCATGGGGTCGATTGTGCTATTCATCTCGTTCCTGGGCTGTTGCGGCGCAATTAGCGAATCGATCTGCATGACCATGAGCTATGCCGTTTTCATGCTGATCCTGCTGACTCTGCAGCTGACGCTGATTGTACTGCGGTTTACAAACAAGGACAACTTCGATTTGGCCATGGGCGATGTTATAGAAAAGGCCTGGGAGGTGGACCGGGGCCGTGGAGGTGTTTTCGATCCCATTCAGAAATCG CTGCACTGCTGTGGCCATTATTCCGCCGCTGACTACCTTATGAGCGCACAAACCCTTCCAGAAAGCTGCTGCGATGGTGCCTGCATGAACCCGCTCAACATCTTTGGAGGATGTCGCGCCAAGTTCGTCGACACGATGTCCGTTAACACTGACAGGACCAAGTACGTGGTCATCGGCCTGATTGGAGTTGAGTTTATCGGTTTCATCTTTGCCTGTTGCCTGGCCAAAAATGTTCGCAACAATAGGGCGAAAAGCTGGGCTGAGAACGAAGCTGAGAGCGGAAGTGAGAGCGGAACTGAGCTTAGAAATTTGCCCTGA
- the FANCI gene encoding Fanconi anemia group I protein homolog isoform X1, which produces MARDSLLSWMRNLGEKGRQNELELLIQNKPIKELTDTLTATMCRSEGITFWNYLLLGFNPDSQEAREKRFACVRSFMDGLRTVELSYKQTFDLITRLSQDLVTFSSDQLAWIVEHCIDGLRLGDAKCVGWKDLLPDALSLLSARPRFLLNGIYVEGAEYRKTTVRSISTMQWPSTILTPIADMFKEMNLSSAEVVTVLNKFSGALQEQSPMELPALCFQLFSMCTTASQLIIPLLALEKYFHRNFYKRLFSDMCSNSTNLDSIDSYSDKELREAEETILHHLNYCTMYKLTEKHLAIMLRNFQHMPDVVLTPFMLSAIISMTSINRDPESARTSHSVLLPFLRNVIKNNEEERTLADYSVWYRDTLQRKQVDLQQVFAVLIDQNKDGKDVITPGLVHLIFNLLKSHSPKMHTLSITFLTKFIRKRFIFGQGIIKRISEWMIVYQDQNQFSECLTLLSVADTYTVSECIKTIQNVMEHMQWLSGEQAMRMMNFILPLLKISNRVRDALIDVLCKAMSSSGIQKRRMAIYGFCMILKQLNNSNAARQTSSATSFCTQHSISGYSIMTQNTLGSRSNPQRNFDMLTLEIIGMLRNCLQQQFEIRCTLYENLQRAVELNAKLVPHVLQVIDWHFRSFFETPSAEDAGDDLDTVFRIRYDQLVSASDEQHMEIQLNDNLGRLIQFVANCLAIFERAPSGYDTREMNRLMNLCEQRMAANRLPLEDIAPPATHLKCALVLQQFNIIEGLISHLLLRSKPQNDAVSQILPLFNQHLKLLENLKTLAGASKKGLKQSAKQTGNNTTRFNTLNLTMNGVPVKSMCTQPENIWDLAILEKLLHLLLDDVVAFAAPEKTTLLRSNQPLVRYTILTTAQRLEGIRQEPDYKQLSYSKRTFKQLADITKVIYERCIRRLPQLWRDFDMASSALAAQCFAECLRTAHQTYPKKFHEFVRVFDMASLNKSKEVTYVVQDVLDEFMLEYGSDEAICNDESVAKVPIYLLEALEILLDHIEFGERAATESYTWLLGFCNKHEILNGEMGIVHRMLFTQRQKTHSGPFFESIARQLGHVLGTQNDNLALDSMELSLKSISTVTAESCLQHLYAAIQKQLTDVDYFVTKANNLNYKCQIVPETDQIYWRGNLDAMDRSICTQIIHISRTLLWLTHLCIPLGASMDGLMKLLIQHYTCLKNLAKHYIFCYSSDGSVENIRSTKFELLLRDVGKQLPANVYELITYIEANTLDEDAQQHIKKRKVQAERAKILRETRLIPKVIMVIEDFNKHIILLSKKTKTQNRLTDYLHLGTMRDFDIKSTDLKAAIERSLSDGRNISGEESNAEDPEEAVEEDAQSTTYPEEESGEEAETEAEPEEIEEPVVVEKKNQRRRRAPSSESEDTQPKRKRGRKPASEKQESKAELPQAKNPKKDSNKQPKKTAQTASDENKRPKRSTEQKGENQKTKQATPEKPAAKDKPQVSRRLGLGRSGKK; this is translated from the exons ATGGCCCGTGACTCCCTTCTATCGTGGATGCGAAATCTCGGAGAGAAGGGCCGTCAAAATGAGCTGGAGCTGCTGATTCAAAACAAGCCCATTAAGGAG CTAACTGACACACTCACCGCCACGATGTGTCGCAGCGAAGGGATAACTTTTTGGAACTACTTGCTCCTTGGCTTCAATCCGGACAGCCAGGAGGCACGAGAGAAGCGTTTCGCCTGCGTGCGCAGTTTCATGGACGGGCTGCGGACCGTGGAACTTAGCTACAAGCAAACCTTTGATTTAATCACGCGCCTGTCCCAGGACCTTGTCACCTTCTCCTCCGACCAGCTGGCCTGGATCGTGGAGCATTGCATTGATGGGCTGCGTCTGGGAGACGCCAAGTGCGTGGGCTGGAAGGATCTGCTGCCGGATGCCCTGTCCCTGCTGTCGGCCAGGCCGCGGTTCCTACTCAATGGCATATATGTGGAAGGAGCTGAGTACAGAAAGACGACAGTTCGAAGCATTTCCACCATGCAGTGGCCATCAACGATCCTCACGCCCATTGCCGATATGTTCAA GGAAATGAACCTCAGCAGTGCCGAGGTGGTGACCGTGCTGAACAAGTTCTCTGGCGCCCTGCAGGAGCAGTCTCCCATGGAGCTGCCAGCCCTGTGCTTTCAGCTCTTTTCCATGTGCACCACTGCCTCTCAGTTGATAATTCCACTGCTGGCACTGGAGAAGTACTTCCATCGCAATTTTTACAAGCGCCTGTTCTCGGACATGTGCAGCAATTCCACAAACCTGGATAGCATTG ACTCCTATTCGGACAAGGAACTGCGGGAGGCGGAGGAGACCATATTGCATCACTTGAACTACTGTACCATGTACAAGCTTACAGAGAAGCACTTGGCCATAATGCTGAGA AACTTCCAGCACATGCCCGATGTGGTCCTAACTCCCTTTATGCTAAGTGCCATTATATCCATGACGAGCATAAACCGCGATCCAGAGTCTGCACGCACCTCTCACTCCGTACTGCTGCCGTTTCTGCGTAATGTGATcaaaaataacgaagaagagcGAACCTTGGCCGACTATTCCGTGTGGTATCGGGACACTTTGCAGCGCAAGCAGGTCGACCTGCAGCAGGTTTTCGCTGTGCTCATAGACCAGAACAAGGATGGCAAAGATGTGATCACACCCGGCCTGGTTCATCTGATATTTAACCTGCTCAAGTCGCATTCCCCCAAGATGCACACTTTGTCCATTACCTTTCTAACTAAGTTTATACGCaagcgatttatttttggccaggGAATAATTAAGCGGATTTCCGAATGGATGATTGTATACCAGGATCAGAATCAGTTCTCGG AATGCCTCACCCTACTGAGCGTGGCCGATACGTACACCGTCTCGGAGTGCATAAAGACCATTCAAAACGTTATGGAGCACATGCAATGG CTTTCTGGTGAGCAAGCCATGCGCATGATGAACTTTATTTTGCCTTTATTGAAGATATCCAATCGCGTACGCGATGCTCTGATTGATGTTCTGTGCAAGGCCATGAGCTCAAG cgGCATCCAAAAACGTCGAATGGCCATCTATGGCTTCTGCATGATCCTGAAGCAGCTTAACAACAGCAATGCCGCGCGTCAGACTTCAAGTGCCACCAGCTTCTGTACGCAACACAGTATTTCCGGTTACTCCATAATGACCCAGAACACGCTGGGAAGTCGCAGCAATCCTCAGCGTAACTTTGACATGCTGACCCTGGAAATTATAGGAATGTTGCGAAATTGCCTGCAGCAGCAGTTTGAAATTCGTTGTACCCTTTATGAGA ATCTCCAAAGGGCCGTTGAGTTGAATGCCAAACTGGTGCCCCATGTCCTGCAGGTCATAGATTGGCACTTTCGTAGCTTCTTTGAAACGCCCTCGGCGGAAGATGCTGGCGATGATCTGGATACGGTGTTTCGCATTCGCTACGATCAGTTAGTCAGCGCCAGTGATGAACAGCATATGGAGATTCAGCTCAACGATAACCTGGGCCGGCTCATTCAGTTTGTGGCCAACTGTTTGGCCATCTTTGAGCGGGCGCCATCGGGCTACGACACTCGAGAGATGAATCGCCTCATGAACCTTTGTGAGCAGCGGATGGCCGCCAATAGATTGCCATTGGAGGATATT GCACCCCCAGCCACGCATCTTAAGTGCGCATTGGTTTTGCAGCAATTTAATATAATCGAAGGACTTATATCCCACTTGTTGCTTCGGTCTAAGCCGCAAAACGATGCTGTATCGCAGATTCTGCCACTGTTTAATCAGCATCTTAAGCTCTTGGAGAACCTTAAAACCCTGGCGGGTGCCTCTAAAAAGGGTTTAAAACAGTCAGCCAAGCAAACGGGCAACAACACAACGCGATTTAATACGCTTAATCTGACCATGAACGGGGTCCCAGTGAAGAGCATGTGCACGCAGCCGGAGAATATTTGGGATCTGGCTATACTAGAAAAGCTGCTGCATCTATTGCTAGA TGACGTTGTGGCCTTTGCTGCTCCCGAGAAGACCACTCTCCTGCGCTCAAATCAGCCTCTCGTTCGCTATACTATATTGACTACTGCCCAACGACTGGAGGGCATACGCCAAGAGCCGGACTATAAGCAGCTTAGCTATAGCAAGCGGACCTTTAAGCAGCTGGCGGATATTACCAAGGTCATCTACGAGCGCTGCATTCGTCGCCTGCCCCAGTTGTGGCGGGACTTTGACATGGCCAGCTCTGCCTTGGCCGCTCAGTGTTTTGCCGAGTGCCTGAGGACGGCCCATCAGACCTACCCCAAGAAGTTCCACGAATTCGTCAGGGTATTTG ATATGGCATCCTTAAACAAGAGCAAGGAAGTCACCTACGTTGTACAGGATGTCCTGGACGAGTTTATGTTGGAGTACGGCAGCGATGAAGCCATCTGCAACGATGAATCCGTTGCCAAGGTGCCGATTTACCTTTTGGAGGCACTAGAAATACTGCTGGATCACATTGAGTTCGGAGAGCGAGCTGCCACCGAGTCATACACTTGGCTGCTGGGCTTTTGCAACAAGCACGAGATCCTCAATGGCGAGATGGGTATCGTACATCGAATGCTATTTACCCAGCGTCAGAAAACGCATTCGGGACCATTCTTTGAGAGTATTGCCAGGCAATTGGGACATGTCCTTGGCACCCAAAATGACAATTTGGCTTTGGATTCCATGGAGCTGAGCCTGAAGTCGATAAGTACCGTGACTGCCGAGAGCTGTCTGCAACACCTCTATGCAGCCATCCAGAAGCAGTTGACGGATGTGGACTACTTTGTTACCAAGGCCAATAACTTGAACTACAAGTGCCAGATAGTTCCCGAAACGGATCAGATATACTGGCGGGGTAACCTCGATGCCATGGATCGTTCTATTTGCACTCAAATAATCCACATATCGCGCACTTTGCTGTGGCTCACCCACCTGTGCATTCCGCTGGGTGCCTCGATGGACGGTCTGATGAAGCTGTTAATCCAGCACTATACGTGTCTGAAGAATCTGGCCAAGCACTACATATTCTGCTACTCATCCGATGGAAGCGTGGAGAATATTCGAAGCACCAA ATTCGAGCTGCTGCTGAGAGACGTGGGCAAACAACTGCCGGCCAATGTCTATGAGCTCATTACCTACATTGAAGCGAACACCCTGGATGAGGATGCCCAGCAGCATATTAAAAAGCGCAAGGTTCAGGCTGAGCGAGCCAAGATTCTACGGGAGACAAGGCTCATACCCAAAGTCATCATGGTTATTGAGGACTTTAACAAGCACATTATCCTGCTGTCCAAGAAGACCAAGACTCAGAACAGGCTGACTGACTACCTGCACTTGGGCACCATGCGTGACTTTGACATCAAGTCGACCGATCTGAAGGCGGCCATAGAGCGAAGCTTATCGGATGGCCGTAATATCTCCGGAGAGGAGAGTAATGCGGAGGATCCGGAGGAGGCTGTAGAGGAGGATGCCCAGTCCACCACATATCCGGAGGAAGAGAGTGGTGAGGAGGCTGAAACTGAGGCAGAGCCTGAGGAGATTGAAGAGCCCGTAGTTGTGGAAAAGAAGAACCAGCGCCGTAGGCGTGCTCCCAGCAGTGAGTCGGAGGATACGCAACCGAAACGGAAAAGAGGTCGCAAGCCTGCCAGTGAAAAGCAGGAATCTAAGGCAGAGCTGCCACAAGCAAAGAACCCTAAAAAGGATTCAAATAAGCAGCCCAAAAAGACAGCTCAAACCGCATCAGACGAGAATAAAAGGCCCAAGAGATCCACAGAACAGAAAGGGGAAAACCAAAAGACAAAGCAAGCCACGCCAGAAAAACCCGCGGCCAAAGATAAGCCTCAAGTCAGCCGCCGCTTAGGTCTTGGCCGCTCGGGGAAAAAGtga